A single genomic interval of Solimonas sp. K1W22B-7 harbors:
- the atzF gene encoding allophanate hydrolase has protein sequence MRDLALASLLHDYRAGLKPADLVAELRVRIAAHADHHAWITLLDEAQLAPHLARLEGQGPDTLPLYGIPFAIKDNIDLAGVPTTAACPDFAYTPQRSATVVQRLLDAGAIPLGKTNLDQFATGLVGTRSPYGAVRNAFDPAYISGGSSAGSAVALALGEVSFSLGTDTAGSGRVPAGFNNLLGIKPTRGRWSIAGVVPACRSLDCPSLFALNPEDARRIGAVMDGADSTDPWSRRGQAVSGPLEGLRLGVLRADQLEFFGNAGYAALFAQAMLRWQSLGAELVQLDFAPFSDVAKLLYEGPWVAERRHATQAVAPESMLPVIRQVLAKGEGIDAVGTFDGFYRLQALKRAADTVLAGVHAVLTPTAPTHYRIAELEAEPLLLNSRLGTYTNFMNLLDYAAVAAPAGMTPAGLPFGITLFGPAWSDDYLLALAQRWMAADPQASGRDASRWTPQAPPAPPGRIEVAVCGAHLSGMPLNHQLTSRGAFLVAATRSAPCYRLIALAGGPPFRPGMIRDADRGAAIEVEVWSVPEAAFGSFVAGIPAPLGIGKLELAGGRWVSGFICESVGEAGARDITHLGGWRAYVSQSANERK, from the coding sequence ATGAGAGACCTTGCCCTTGCATCCCTGCTGCACGACTACCGTGCCGGCCTGAAGCCCGCCGACCTGGTCGCGGAGCTGCGCGTCCGCATCGCCGCCCACGCCGATCACCATGCCTGGATCACGCTGCTCGACGAGGCGCAGCTGGCGCCGCACCTGGCGCGGCTCGAAGGGCAGGGGCCGGACACGCTGCCGCTGTACGGCATCCCCTTCGCGATCAAGGACAACATCGATCTCGCCGGCGTGCCCACCACGGCGGCCTGCCCGGACTTCGCCTATACACCGCAGCGCAGCGCGACCGTGGTGCAGCGCCTGCTCGATGCCGGCGCGATCCCGCTGGGCAAGACCAACCTCGACCAGTTCGCCACCGGCCTGGTCGGTACCCGCTCGCCCTATGGCGCCGTGCGCAATGCCTTCGACCCGGCCTACATCAGCGGCGGTTCCAGCGCCGGCTCGGCCGTGGCCCTGGCGCTGGGCGAGGTCAGCTTCTCCCTGGGCACCGACACCGCCGGCTCGGGCCGCGTGCCGGCCGGCTTCAACAACCTGCTGGGCATCAAGCCGACGCGCGGGCGCTGGTCCATCGCCGGCGTGGTGCCGGCCTGCCGCAGCCTCGACTGCCCCTCGCTGTTCGCGCTGAACCCGGAGGACGCGCGGCGTATCGGCGCGGTGATGGACGGGGCTGATTCCACCGATCCCTGGAGCCGGCGCGGACAGGCCGTGAGCGGCCCGCTGGAAGGACTGCGCCTGGGCGTGCTGCGCGCGGACCAGCTGGAGTTCTTCGGCAACGCCGGCTACGCAGCGCTGTTCGCGCAGGCCATGCTGCGCTGGCAGTCGCTGGGGGCGGAACTGGTGCAGCTGGACTTCGCTCCCTTCAGCGACGTGGCGAAACTGCTGTACGAGGGCCCCTGGGTTGCCGAGCGCCGCCATGCAACGCAGGCCGTCGCCCCGGAGTCGATGCTGCCGGTGATCCGCCAGGTGCTGGCCAAGGGCGAGGGCATCGACGCGGTCGGCACGTTCGACGGCTTCTATCGCCTGCAGGCGCTGAAGCGGGCAGCGGATACCGTGCTGGCCGGGGTCCATGCCGTCCTGACGCCCACCGCTCCCACGCACTACCGCATTGCCGAGCTGGAGGCCGAGCCGCTGCTGCTCAACAGCCGCCTCGGCACCTACACCAACTTCATGAACCTGCTGGACTACGCCGCCGTGGCCGCGCCCGCCGGCATGACCCCGGCGGGGCTGCCCTTCGGCATCACCCTGTTCGGCCCGGCCTGGTCCGACGACTACCTGCTGGCGCTGGCGCAGCGCTGGATGGCGGCCGATCCGCAGGCCAGCGGCCGCGACGCCAGCCGCTGGACCCCGCAGGCGCCGCCCGCGCCGCCCGGCCGCATCGAGGTCGCGGTCTGCGGCGCGCACCTGTCCGGCATGCCGCTCAACCACCAGCTGACCAGCCGCGGTGCCTTCCTGGTGGCGGCCACCCGCAGCGCGCCCTGCTACCGCCTGATCGCCCTGGCTGGCGGCCCGCCGTTCCGCCCGGGCATGATCCGCGACGCGGATCGCGGCGCCGCCATCGAGGTCGAGGTCTGGTCGGTGCCCGAGGCCGCGTTCGGCAGCTTCGTCGCCGGCATCCCGGCGCCGCTGGGCATCGGCAAGCTGGAGCTGGCCGGCGGCCGCTGGGTCAGCGGCTTCATCTGCGAGTCCGTCGGGGAGGCGGGCGCCCGCGACATCACCCACCTGGGCGGCTGGCGAGCGTATGTTTCCCAGTCCGCGAATGAACGCAAATGA